A window of Gouania willdenowi chromosome 12, fGouWil2.1, whole genome shotgun sequence contains these coding sequences:
- the ch25hl2 gene encoding LOW QUALITY PROTEIN: cholesterol 25-hydroxylase-like protein 2 (The sequence of the model RefSeq protein was modified relative to this genomic sequence to represent the inferred CDS: substituted 1 base at 1 genomic stop codon), whose product MNVTGVQTQGLVLQPVWDYLILNHHESLRSPLFPVLLSITTYFLLVGVYTVLDLLAPTWPSIRRYQLHPHLAVPPSQVCTTLGVTLYNHLLYIFPAAVAQWLWKPPTPLPAEAPTLWGFFLGVLGCLLVFDLQYYLWHLLHHRVPWLYRTFHAVHHQYHRPFSLVTQHLSGWELFSVGFWATLDPILLRCHCLTTWAFMVFNVYVSTEDHCGYDFPWSTHRLVPFGLWGGAPKHDAHHQRPGTNLAPFFSHWDRLGGTHGEPTISEPTHSEELDHVKDXRDQQAPPPSLSCL is encoded by the coding sequence ATGAACGTGACGGGGGTCCAGACCCAGGGTTTGGTCCTTCAGCCGGTTTGGGACTACCTCATCCTGAACCACCATGAGTCCCTGCGGAGCCCGCTCTTCCCCGTGCTCCTCTCCATCACCACCTACTTCCTGCTGGTGGGGGTCTACACGGTGCTGGACCTGCTGGCTCCAACCTGGCCCTCCATCAGACGCTACCAACTGCACCCCCACCTAGCCGTGCCCCCCTCCCAGGTGTGCACCACCCTGGGGGTCACGCTCTACAACCACCTGCTCTACATCTTCCCCGCTGCCGTGGCCCAGTGGCTGTGGAAGCCCCCCACACCCCTGCCCGCTGAGGCCCCCACGCTGTGGGGCTTCTTCCTGGGGGTCCTGGGCTGCTTGCTGGTCTTTGACCTCCAGTACTACCTGTGGCACCTGCTGCACCACCGGGTCCCGTGGCTGTACCGCACCTTCCACGCCGTGCACCACCAGTACCACCGCCCCTTCAGCCTGGTGACCCAGCACCTGTCGGGCTGGGAGCTGTTCAGCGTGGGCTTCTGGGCCACGTTGGACCCCATCCTGCTGCGGTGCCACTGCCTCACCACCTGGGCCTTCATGGTCTTCAACGTCTACGTGTCCACTGAGGACCACTGTGGCTACGACTTCCCCTGGTCCACGCACCGACTGGTGCCTTTTGGCCTGTGGGGCGGGGCTCCAAAGCACGACGCCCACCACCAGCGTCCAGGAACCAACCTGGCACCGTTCTTCTCCCACTGGGACCGACTGGGAGGGACCCACGGTGAACCCACCATCAGTGAGCCCACCCACAGTGAGGAGCTGGACCACGTGAAGGACTGAAGAGACCAACAAGCTCCGCCCCCTTCTCTCTCCTGTCTTTGA
- the s100z gene encoding protein S100-Z produces MPSQLEGAMDALITVFYNYSGNDGDKYKLNKGELKQLLNSELTDFLTSQKDPMLVEKIMNDLDSNKDNEVDFNEFVVLVAALTVACNDFFQEQKMKKAK; encoded by the exons ATGCCCAGCCAGCTGGAAGGAGCCATGGACGCCCTCATCACCGTCTTCTACAACTATTCTGGAAACGACGGAGACAAATACAAGCTGAACAAAGGAGAGCTGAAGCAGCTCCTCAACAGTGAACTCACAGACTTTCTGACG TCCCAGAAAGACCCGATGCTGGTGGAGAAGATCATGAACGACTTGGACTCCAACAAGGACAACGAGGTGGACTTCAATGAGTTTGTGGTGCTGGTGGCTGCTCTCACCGTCGCCTGTAACGACTTCTTCCAGGAGCAGAAGATGAAGAAAGCAAAGTAG